Proteins found in one Paenibacillus sp. FSL R10-2782 genomic segment:
- a CDS encoding competence/damage-inducible protein A: MKAEIIAVGTELLLGQIVNTNAQYLSQELATIGIDVYFQTVVGDNMDRLQEAVRLAQKRADIILFSGGLGPTQDDLTKDAIAAVLGRKLHIDRLAMDKLEQFFRNRGVEMTENNRRQALSIEGATPLGNETGLAVGDAIAQNGKYYVVLPGPPKELKPMFENQAKPWLLQQALSGEELPIYSKMLKFAGIGESALETRLLDLIQSQTDPTIAPYAKEGEVTIRISTKAASESEALVKLGATEAEIQQRLSEYMYASEDVPLEKVIVDLMSDRGLTVSAAESCTGGMLMEHITSVPGSAAMFQGGIVCYSNEMKKKLLNVPHDYLEGDNAPGAVSEEVALVLAEQARMVTDSDFGLSVTGVAGPGYSERKPVGLVYIGIAERDKETEVYELKLSGNRETIRLRSVKAILYRLWRRLAENEQHSL, translated from the coding sequence ATGAAAGCTGAAATCATCGCAGTAGGAACTGAATTATTGCTCGGACAAATTGTGAATACGAATGCCCAATATTTGTCACAAGAGTTGGCTACGATTGGGATTGATGTATATTTTCAGACGGTTGTTGGCGATAACATGGATCGGCTTCAGGAAGCGGTGCGTCTGGCTCAGAAGCGTGCGGATATTATTTTGTTCTCGGGCGGTTTGGGACCGACTCAGGATGATTTGACGAAAGATGCAATCGCCGCTGTGCTGGGGCGTAAATTGCATATAGACCGTCTCGCTATGGATAAGCTGGAACAGTTTTTCCGTAATCGCGGGGTAGAAATGACCGAAAATAATCGGCGTCAAGCGCTTTCCATTGAAGGGGCTACCCCGCTTGGAAATGAGACAGGTCTGGCTGTGGGCGATGCGATTGCACAGAATGGTAAATATTATGTGGTTTTGCCTGGACCGCCGAAGGAACTCAAGCCGATGTTTGAGAATCAGGCAAAACCTTGGTTGCTCCAGCAAGCACTGAGCGGTGAGGAGCTGCCGATTTATTCAAAAATGCTAAAGTTTGCAGGAATCGGTGAGTCAGCTCTCGAAACCCGCTTATTGGATCTGATCCAATCACAGACAGACCCGACGATTGCTCCTTATGCCAAGGAGGGAGAGGTCACAATCCGTATATCCACCAAGGCGGCCAGCGAGAGCGAGGCACTGGTCAAGCTTGGGGCTACGGAAGCAGAAATTCAACAGCGTCTTTCGGAATACATGTATGCGAGCGAGGATGTCCCGCTGGAGAAGGTTATTGTGGATTTGATGTCCGATCGCGGACTGACTGTTAGCGCGGCGGAAAGCTGCACAGGTGGAATGCTAATGGAGCATATCACTTCTGTCCCGGGTAGTGCAGCTATGTTTCAGGGAGGTATCGTGTGTTATTCCAATGAAATGAAGAAGAAGCTGCTCAACGTGCCACATGATTATCTGGAGGGGGACAATGCGCCCGGCGCAGTAAGCGAGGAGGTAGCTCTTGTACTTGCGGAGCAGGCAAGAATGGTCACGGACAGTGATTTTGGGCTCTCGGTTACTGGTGTAGCTGGGCCAGGATATTCTGAGCGGAAGCCGGTTGGTCTGGTTTATATCGGTATTGCTGAGCGCGACAAAGAAACTGAGGTATACGAGCTGAAACTGAGCGGGAATCGTGAAACGATCCGCCTGCGGTCTGTTAAGGCAATCCTGTACAGATTATGGCGCAGACTGGCGGAAAATGAGCAGCACTCTTTATGA
- the recA gene encoding recombinase RecA yields the protein MSDRRAALDMALRQIEKQFGKGSIMKLGESTHMQVETSPSGSIALDIALGTGGFPRGRVIEIYGPESSGKTTVALHAIAEVQKAGGQAAFIDAEHALDPSYASKLGVNIDELLLSQPDTGEQALEIAEALVRSGAVDIVVVDSVAALVPKAEIEGEMGDSHVGLQARLMSQALRKLSGAINKSKTIAIFINQLREKVGVMFGNPETTPGGRALKFYSTVRLDVRRIESLKMGNDIVGNRTRIKVVKNKVAPPFRQAEVDIMYGEGISREGSLIDIGTEHDIVDKSGAWYSYEGERLGQGRENAKQFLKENPNIASTIEQKIRVASNLITTVAPPTEEELAQQAKEEQELLELE from the coding sequence TTGTCAGATCGTCGTGCTGCGCTGGATATGGCGCTCCGTCAAATAGAAAAGCAATTCGGTAAAGGTTCCATTATGAAGTTAGGTGAGTCCACACATATGCAAGTGGAAACCTCTCCCAGTGGTTCGATTGCTTTGGATATTGCGTTAGGAACGGGCGGCTTCCCGAGAGGCCGAGTTATTGAAATATATGGACCGGAATCGTCTGGTAAAACGACAGTAGCACTTCATGCTATCGCAGAGGTACAAAAAGCAGGCGGACAAGCCGCCTTTATCGACGCCGAGCATGCGCTTGATCCGTCGTATGCCAGCAAGTTGGGTGTTAATATTGATGAGCTGTTACTATCGCAGCCAGATACAGGGGAGCAGGCACTTGAGATTGCCGAAGCGCTTGTACGTAGTGGGGCAGTGGATATTGTTGTTGTTGACTCTGTAGCAGCACTTGTGCCGAAGGCGGAGATTGAAGGAGAGATGGGAGATTCCCACGTTGGTCTTCAAGCCCGTTTGATGTCACAGGCATTGCGTAAGCTGTCCGGTGCTATTAACAAGTCGAAAACGATTGCTATCTTTATTAACCAATTGCGTGAAAAAGTAGGCGTTATGTTCGGTAATCCTGAAACGACACCAGGCGGACGTGCTCTGAAATTTTACTCCACTGTACGTTTGGATGTCCGTCGTATTGAGAGCTTGAAAATGGGGAACGACATTGTAGGTAACCGCACACGTATTAAAGTAGTGAAGAACAAGGTGGCACCTCCTTTCCGCCAGGCCGAGGTGGATATTATGTACGGCGAAGGCATCTCCAGAGAAGGCAGCTTGATCGACATTGGTACAGAGCATGACATTGTTGACAAGAGCGGAGCCTGGTATTCTTATGAAGGTGAGCGACTCGGTCAGGGACGTGAAAATGCAAAGCAATTTTTGAAGGAAAATCCGAACATTGCTAGTACGATCGAGCAAAAAATTCGTGTGGCCAGCAATCTGATTACGACGGTAGCTCCCCCGACAGAAGAAGAGTTGGCACAGCAAGCCAAGGAAGAGCAGGAATTGCTGGAGCTTGAATAA
- a CDS encoding SDR family oxidoreductase produces the protein MPREREPITTKDGELKALGDTTVLITGASGGIGAAIAERFAAVGMNVVIHYMKSHEKANEVARRCMAYSGKVMTVSADLRSKEQIERMREKLENHGMKPDILVNNAGLSHYGLLTDVSEEEWDEVMAVNVKGTFLCTQVFMPHMISQRYGRIVNVSSVWGICGASCEVLYSTTKGGINAFTKALAQEVAPSGVTVNAVAPGAVDTSMLDHLDEGEISSLEEEIPAGRLARPDEISSLVYFLALPESGYINGQVISPNGGWVT, from the coding sequence ATGCCCAGGGAGAGGGAACCGATAACCACCAAGGATGGGGAATTAAAAGCCCTTGGCGATACGACTGTGCTGATCACAGGAGCAAGCGGCGGGATTGGAGCGGCTATTGCGGAGCGTTTTGCGGCTGTTGGGATGAATGTGGTCATTCACTACATGAAGTCCCATGAAAAAGCGAATGAAGTTGCCCGCCGTTGTATGGCTTATTCAGGCAAGGTGATGACCGTGTCAGCGGATCTGCGGAGCAAGGAGCAGATTGAACGCATGCGGGAGAAGCTGGAGAATCACGGAATGAAGCCAGATATTCTTGTGAATAACGCTGGATTATCTCATTATGGATTGCTGACAGATGTGTCGGAAGAGGAATGGGATGAAGTGATGGCCGTCAATGTGAAGGGAACCTTTTTGTGTACGCAGGTTTTTATGCCGCACATGATTTCCCAACGCTATGGCCGTATCGTGAATGTGTCTTCTGTATGGGGAATATGCGGCGCTTCGTGCGAGGTGCTGTATTCCACCACCAAAGGCGGGATCAACGCATTCACTAAAGCACTGGCTCAAGAAGTTGCACCTTCCGGCGTAACGGTAAATGCGGTAGCTCCGGGTGCAGTGGATACGTCTATGCTGGATCATCTGGACGAAGGGGAAATTTCCAGTCTCGAAGAAGAAATCCCTGCCGGTCGATTGGCTCGGCCTGATGAAATTTCATCACTGGTTTATTTTCTGGCGCTTCCTGAATCTGGTTATATTAACGGGCAGGTCATTAGTCCTAACGGAGGATGGGTGACTTGA
- a CDS encoding DUF3243 domain-containing protein, which produces MSTVVQNFDTWKKFLGQRVEQAEKLGISQDTISELAYEIGDFLDEKVDPANHSNRALKELWGVADEDERHTIARLMVKLAKSNA; this is translated from the coding sequence ATGTCAACAGTTGTTCAGAATTTCGATACCTGGAAGAAGTTCCTTGGTCAGCGTGTGGAACAGGCGGAGAAGCTGGGAATCAGCCAGGATACCATTTCAGAGCTTGCTTATGAAATCGGTGATTTTCTGGATGAGAAGGTCGATCCGGCCAACCACTCCAACCGCGCACTGAAAGAACTGTGGGGAGTTGCCGATGAGGACGAGCGTCACACTATCGCCCGGCTGATGGTCAAATTAGCCAAAAGCAACGCATAA
- a CDS encoding RecX family transcriptional regulator: MQLEDEGGHISKEDKQQGIFLFPDHEELMITRVEQGQGRKRGRYTIHFGPYSLSILEDVMIKFNMFKGTTFVKKELEEIVLADEKQQAYVQALRYLGRKPRTRQEIEQRLTQKEMGQAVIAEVLDRLEWEQLVDDDLYARQWARQRITSQRKGKMWVRQELRQKGISKASIGEALGEVSDQEEWESALIVGRKKWNQVRGDIMEKKRKTYPFLMRRGYSGDMTRRVVNHLTMAEQDGASDDEELSLWDE, from the coding sequence TTGCAATTGGAAGATGAAGGTGGACATATTTCGAAAGAAGATAAGCAGCAAGGTATTTTCCTTTTTCCCGATCATGAGGAATTGATGATTACGAGGGTGGAACAGGGACAGGGCAGGAAACGCGGAAGATACACGATTCATTTTGGTCCGTATTCATTGTCCATACTGGAAGATGTAATGATCAAGTTCAATATGTTCAAGGGAACGACTTTTGTCAAAAAGGAACTGGAAGAAATCGTTCTGGCGGACGAAAAGCAACAGGCGTATGTGCAGGCACTTCGTTATTTGGGACGAAAGCCGCGTACACGTCAGGAGATTGAGCAGCGTTTGACGCAAAAGGAAATGGGTCAAGCTGTAATTGCTGAGGTGTTGGACCGTCTGGAGTGGGAACAACTTGTGGATGACGATCTGTACGCCCGTCAGTGGGCAAGGCAACGCATAACGAGCCAACGGAAGGGGAAGATGTGGGTAAGGCAGGAACTGCGTCAAAAGGGCATTTCTAAAGCCTCTATCGGGGAAGCTTTAGGTGAGGTCAGCGATCAGGAGGAATGGGAGAGTGCTTTGATAGTCGGACGCAAGAAATGGAATCAGGTGCGTGGAGATATAATGGAGAAAAAACGGAAAACGTACCCCTTTCTCATGAGACGCGGGTACTCGGGGGATATGACACGCCGCGTAGTTAATCATCTTACAATGGCCGAGCAAGACGGGGCTTCCGATGACGAGGAATTATCACTGTGGGATGAATAG
- a CDS encoding YajQ family cyclic di-GMP-binding protein has product MASENSFDIVSKMDMQELTNAVHQTEREIETRFDFKGSKSSLKLEKEALTIASEDEYKLNAVIDILQSKMAKRGLSLKNVEYGKLEPASMGSVRQRLALKQGIDQDNAKKINILIRDSKLKVKSQIQGDQIRVTGKNKDDLQAVIQLLCKADLPLELQFTNMK; this is encoded by the coding sequence ATGGCTTCAGAAAATTCATTTGATATCGTCTCCAAAATGGATATGCAGGAATTGACCAATGCGGTTCATCAGACGGAGCGTGAAATTGAAACACGATTTGATTTTAAGGGGAGCAAAAGCAGCCTTAAGCTTGAAAAGGAAGCTCTTACAATTGCATCGGAGGACGAATACAAGCTCAACGCGGTAATTGATATTTTGCAATCTAAAATGGCCAAGCGCGGTTTATCTCTTAAAAACGTGGAGTACGGGAAGCTGGAGCCGGCGTCTATGGGTTCAGTGCGCCAGCGTCTTGCACTCAAGCAGGGGATTGATCAGGATAATGCCAAAAAAATTAACATTCTTATCCGGGACTCCAAGCTGAAAGTGAAAAGTCAGATTCAAGGTGATCAGATCCGCGTGACCGGAAAAAACAAGGATGATTTACAAGCGGTCATTCAGTTATTGTGCAAAGCGGATCTACCATTGGAACTTCAATTTACGAATATGAAATAA
- a CDS encoding DUF3388 domain-containing protein, producing the protein MTEELKQWYMEYKIHKNRPGLLGDIASMLGILGVNILTINGVEGERRGMLLETDDDEKIRILGDTLKKASNITVTALRAPRLVDILAVRHGRYIDRDSDDRKTFRFTRDELGLLVDFLGEVLKRDGNQVIGLRGMPRVGKTESIIASSVCAMKRWTFVSSTLLRQTVRSQLSEEEMNPNNVFIIDGIVSTIRSNERHYHLLQEIMSMPSTKVIEHPDVFVRESGYSFDDFNFIIELRNNPAEEIIYDTFTASYTEDL; encoded by the coding sequence GTGACGGAGGAATTGAAACAGTGGTACATGGAGTACAAGATACATAAAAATCGTCCCGGATTGCTGGGAGACATTGCTTCCATGCTTGGTATTCTGGGGGTTAATATACTGACGATCAACGGTGTTGAAGGCGAAAGACGGGGGATGCTGCTGGAAACGGACGATGACGAGAAGATACGCATTCTGGGAGATACTTTAAAAAAGGCCAGCAATATTACAGTTACGGCGTTGCGCGCTCCGAGGCTGGTCGATATATTGGCAGTAAGACACGGACGTTACATTGATCGGGATTCGGACGACCGCAAAACATTCCGCTTTACACGCGACGAGCTTGGGTTACTGGTCGATTTTTTGGGTGAAGTATTAAAGAGGGATGGAAATCAGGTGATTGGACTTCGCGGAATGCCTCGTGTGGGTAAAACCGAATCCATCATTGCCAGCAGCGTATGCGCCATGAAGCGCTGGACTTTTGTGTCTTCAACGCTCTTACGGCAGACGGTGCGGAGTCAGCTATCCGAAGAGGAAATGAACCCTAACAATGTATTTATTATTGACGGCATTGTGAGTACAATTCGGTCAAATGAAAGACATTATCACCTGCTTCAGGAAATTATGAGCATGCCGAGTACGAAGGTTATTGAGCATCCTGACGTTTTTGTGCGTGAATCGGGATACAGCTTCGACGATTTCAATTTCATTATTGAACTTCGCAATAATCCGGCTGAGGAAATTATTTATGATACCTTTACAGCCAGTTATACTGAAGATCTTTAA
- a CDS encoding RodZ domain-containing protein, with protein sequence MSELGQQLKEARLQKGLSLDDVQEMTKIRKRYLEAIETGDYKVLPGSFYVRAFIKTYAETVGLNPDEILEGHKSNVPEPEPEAVMEPVTQKRSSRPATIGNLKWLPTALMWLFLVLIVGVIYAYWVSNNHTAPKTAENTTPITTPITSTPNSTKEGTTTPPQNTTTTPPQGSAQTTTPNNGQTAAPNGGGGQTTPDVGQTGQTQPSGGTGTDTTTPDSSQQPNTTTPQQGVTVAQDGKQGKTTIFKVSSATGATVKVDIKATGESWLEVYKGQNSRGEKLSYGMTKSGDVMSFDIGPEGLYIKSGRSSATDISVAGQPITDNKSTTRVLIQQGEASSTGTSAGVSGTTTDSNTGSTGSTQSGIDSSTTGGE encoded by the coding sequence ATGTCAGAACTGGGTCAGCAATTAAAGGAGGCCCGGCTGCAAAAAGGATTGAGCCTTGACGATGTTCAGGAAATGACGAAGATACGCAAACGTTATCTGGAAGCCATTGAGACGGGCGATTACAAAGTGCTGCCGGGAAGCTTTTATGTCAGAGCTTTCATTAAAACGTACGCTGAAACAGTGGGTTTAAACCCCGACGAGATTCTGGAAGGACATAAAAGCAATGTACCTGAACCGGAGCCGGAAGCTGTCATGGAGCCTGTGACACAGAAACGCTCCAGCCGTCCCGCTACGATTGGAAACCTCAAGTGGTTGCCGACAGCTTTAATGTGGCTTTTTCTGGTTCTCATTGTTGGGGTTATTTATGCATATTGGGTGAGTAACAATCATACAGCTCCAAAAACAGCCGAGAATACAACGCCGATTACGACACCGATTACGTCCACTCCAAACAGCACCAAGGAGGGAACCACGACACCGCCGCAAAATACGACGACAACCCCTCCTCAGGGAAGTGCTCAGACGACAACGCCGAATAACGGTCAGACGGCAGCTCCAAATGGTGGCGGCGGACAAACCACTCCTGATGTTGGGCAAACGGGGCAAACCCAACCATCGGGAGGTACAGGAACGGATACGACCACTCCTGACAGTAGCCAACAGCCCAATACCACTACTCCGCAACAAGGTGTAACCGTGGCTCAGGATGGCAAGCAAGGCAAAACGACGATTTTTAAAGTGTCCAGTGCAACCGGAGCTACAGTCAAAGTTGATATTAAGGCAACGGGAGAAAGCTGGCTTGAGGTATACAAGGGGCAAAACTCCCGTGGTGAAAAGCTGAGTTATGGCATGACCAAAAGTGGAGATGTCATGTCCTTTGATATAGGCCCGGAAGGCTTGTATATCAAATCAGGACGCTCTTCTGCCACGGATATTTCCGTAGCAGGTCAACCGATAACAGATAATAAATCGACGACTCGGGTTTTAATACAGCAAGGAGAAGCTTCATCGACCGGAACGAGTGCCGGGGTGAGTGGTACTACTACGGATTCGAATACAGGCAGTACGGGTTCAACACAGAGCGGTATAGATTCTTCGACTACTGGCGGTGAATAA
- the pgsA gene encoding CDP-diacylglycerol--glycerol-3-phosphate 3-phosphatidyltransferase, which yields MNLPNRITITRICLIPVMMLALLVDFDFYPPPIEIGAFELPYNQLIAAIIFLIAASTDGLDGYLARKNNMVTNLGKLLDPLADKLLVTAILVSLVEMGKIDSWIVVVIVSREFAVTGLRQIALLDGSVVAASNWGKLKTIIQIVAIVALLINNFPFVFLGIPFDLITIWAAVLITIYSGIDYFVKNIHLLSSSKV from the coding sequence GTGAATTTACCCAACAGAATTACAATAACGCGGATTTGCCTCATCCCGGTAATGATGCTGGCCTTGCTGGTGGATTTTGATTTCTATCCGCCGCCGATTGAGATCGGAGCTTTTGAGCTGCCGTATAATCAGTTGATTGCGGCTATCATTTTCCTCATAGCCGCCAGCACGGATGGCCTTGACGGATACTTGGCCCGTAAAAATAACATGGTCACCAACTTGGGGAAATTACTGGACCCTCTTGCGGATAAGCTTCTGGTAACTGCTATTTTGGTTTCTTTGGTGGAAATGGGCAAAATTGATTCGTGGATTGTTGTTGTCATTGTTAGCCGTGAGTTTGCGGTTACTGGTCTGCGTCAGATTGCTTTATTGGATGGCTCTGTGGTCGCTGCAAGCAACTGGGGCAAATTAAAGACCATTATCCAGATCGTTGCCATTGTAGCGTTACTCATTAATAACTTCCCGTTTGTTTTTCTGGGTATTCCGTTTGATTTAATAACGATATGGGCCGCTGTGTTGATCACCATTTATTCGGGTATTGATTACTTTGTAAAGAATATCCATTTGCTGAGTTCCTCCAAAGTTTAA